Genomic DNA from Modestobacter versicolor:
CGTGCCGGCCGCGGTCAGCGCCCGCTCCAGGCAGGCCCGGGTCTGGGCGTGGGTGTCGCCGGGGTGCGCCGCGGCGCCGTCCGCCCCGGTGTCGGTGGTGCCGCTGACGGCGACGCAGCAACCCGAGCGGGCCGCCCGGCTGTAGCCCGCCTCGGCCTCCCAGCCGGTGCCGTCGACCACCCGTCGAGCAGCTGGCATGGGGTGCCTCCTGGGCCGGCGGGGGAGTGGGAATGGCTACCGTACTGGCGCCGGGGGGCACCCCCGGCGCCAGTACGGGGCGGAGCCCCGCCCGGCCCGTCCGCACGTCCCGCAGGAGGCCTCGATGAGCGCATGGGACGACGTGCAGGCGCTGGGCGCGGAGATCTGGGCCTGGCGGCGGCTGCAGGCACCGCGCTCGCGCGACGACATCCCGCGGATGGAGCGGCCCCCGTCCTGGGTGCCGCGGTTCGCCGCCGCCGATGTCGAGGCAGCCCGGGAGACCCGCGCCGGGTTCGCCGACCGGCTGGCGGCGCTGGACCTGGCCGGCGCGGACGTCGCCACCCGGGTCGACGCCGCGCTGCTGGGCTCGGTGCTGGCCCGGGTGCACTGGGAGCTGGACGTGCTGCGCTCGTGGCAGCGCGACCCGTCGTTCTGGGTCGACCAGACCCTCGGCACCGTCTTCGACGCGCTGGTGCAGCCGCCGCCGTTCGACGAGCCCCGGGTCGCGGCGCTGCGCACCCGGCTGGAGGCGATCCCGGGGCTGGTCGACACCGCGCGCGAGGTGCTCGCCGGGCACGCCGAGCGCGAGCTCGCCGGGGTCGCGGTGAGCATGCTCGGGGACGCCGGCGGCCGGCTGACCACCGCGATCGGCGCGCTGCCCGGGCCGGCCGCCGCGGCGCTCGGGCCCGCCGCCAGGGAGGCCGGTGCCGCGCTGGACCGGTTCACCGGGTGGCTGACCGCCGAGGGCCCGGGGATGCCGCCGTTCCGGCCGGTGGGCCGGGAGGCCTTCACCGCCTTCCTGCGTGAGGTGGCGCTGGCGCCGGAGCCGCTGGACTGGATGGTCGACGCCGGGCGCACCGAGTTCGCCCGCGCGGTGACCATGGAGGCGGTGGCGACGGCTGCCGCCGCGGGGGTGCCCGAGCCGCCGCTGCCGGCCACCGTGGCCGACCACGTCGCCGACGAGGTGCGCGCCGAGGCCGACGTCCGCGCCTGGTACGCCGAGCGCGGGCTGCTCCGGATCCCGGCCGGGCTGGGCGCCTACACCTTCGCGCCGCGCCCGCCCTGGCTGGCACCGCTGGTCGGGCTGGGCGTCACCGACGACCTGCTCTCGCCGTCCCGGGTCGGCGAGGACCCGGTCAGCTACGCCCCGGACCCGGCGCCGGACCTGCCGTTCTTCTACCGGGCCAACATGCTCGACCCGCGGCTGGGCGTGGCGCACGAGGGCGTGCACGCCGTCCAGCTGGCCTGGTCCTGGACCCACCCCGACCCGATCCGCCGGGAGTACGTCGACAGCCTCGCCAACGAGGGCCTGGCCTTCTACGACGAGGAGATGCTGCTGGACTCCGGGCTGTGGTCCGACGCGCCGCACAGCCGGGTGGTGATCGCCCGGTTCCTGCGGCTGCGCGCGCTGCGGGTCGAGGTCGACGTCCGGCTGGCGACCGGGGACATCTCCGTCGACGAGGCCGCGCAGCTGCTCGAGGAGCGGGTGCCGATGGACCGCGAGACGGCGCAGGAGGAGGCGGCGTTCTTCGCCGGCACGCCCGGCCAGGCGCTGACCTACCTGGTCGGGAAGCTGCAGATCCAGGCGCTGCTCGCCGACCTGGTGGCCGCCCAGGGCGAGGCGTTCGACCTGCGCGCCTTCCACGAGCGGCTGTGGCTGGAGGGCAACGTGCCGCTGGCCCTGCAGCGCTGGGAGCTGCTGGGCACCGAGCCGTCCTTCGTCGGCTGAGCGTGCCGCATTCCCATCAGCGCGGTGAGATCCCTCGCGGGTAGCACCGGGCCGGCCGGGGTAGGCCAGGGAGCAGGTCGGTCGCGCGCCGCTGCGCCGCGCGCCGCCTCCCATCCGTCCCACCCCCTGGAGGACCCCGCATGGCCACCGTGCCCACGATCACCCTGAACAACGGCATCGAGATCCCGCAGCTGGGGTTCGGCGTCTACCAGGTCAAGCCCGAGGAGACCGCCCAGGCGGTGCAGACCGCCCTCGAGGTCGGCTACCGGCACATCGACACCGCGGAGATGTACGGCAACGAGGCCGGCGTCGGCGAGGGGATCCGCAACTCCGGCATCCCGCGCGAGGAGGTCTTCGTGACCTCCAAGCTGAACAACGGCTTCCACGCCCATGACGACGCGCTGCGGGCCTTCGACGGCACGCTGGAGGCGCTCCAGTTCGACCACGTCGACCTGTTCCTCATCCACTGGCCGCTGCCGGGCATCGACGTCGACTTCGTCGAGACGTGGAAGGCGATGGAGGAGATCTACGCCTCCGGCCGCGCCAAGTCGATCGGCGTCTCCAACTTCAGCGCCCACCACCTGCGCAAGCTGCACGGCGAGACCCAGGTCATCCCGGCGGTGAACCAGATCGAGGTGCACCCCTACCTCGCCCAGGACGAGCTGCGCGCGTTCAACGCCCAGCACCAGATCGCCACCGAGGCCTGGTCGCCGATCGCGCAGGGCAAGGTGCTCGACGACCCGGCGATCCTGCGGGTGGCCCAGCGCGTCGGGAAGACCCCGGCCCAGGTCACGCTGCGCTGGCACGTCCAGCGGGGCGACATCGTCTTCCCGAAGTCGGTGACCCGCAGCCGGATCGAGGAGAACTTCGCGATCTTCGACTTCGAGCTCTCCGAGGACGACCTGCGCGAGATCACCGCGCTGGACCGCAACGAGCGCACCGGCCCCGACCCGGACACGTTCAACTACATCCCGAGCTGAGCAAGGACCCCCTCGCCCCCTGCGAGGGGGCCGTTGCACCACCTCGCGTGCGGCCGCCGTCCCCTCGGGGACGGCGGCCGCCGTCGTCCTAGGGCGCCTCGGTGACGAAGTCGATGAGCTCCTCCACCCGGCCGATGAGCGTCGGCTCCAGGTCGGTCCAGGTGGAGACCCGGGCGAGGATGCGCTGCGCCCAGACGTAGCCGGTGTCGTCCTCCCAGCCCAGCCGCCGGCAGACGCCGGTCTTCCAGTCCTCGCCCTTGGGCACGGTCGGCCAGGCCTTGATCCCGACGACCGAGGGCTTCACCGCCTGCCAGATGTCGATGAACGGGTGGCCGACGACGAGTGCGTGGGCGCCGGTCACCTGAGCGGCGATCCGGGTCTCCTTGGAGCCGGTGACCAGGTGGTCGACCAGGACGCCGAGGCGCCGGCCGGCCGAGGGGCGGAACTCGCGGACGATGCCGGGCAGGTCGTCGACACCGTGCAGCGGCTCGACGACGACGCCCTCGATCCGCAGGTCGTGGCCCCAGACCTTCTCGACCAGCTCGGCGTCGTGCTTGCCCTCGACGTAGATCCGGCCCTCGCGGGCGACCCGGGCGCGGGCGCCGACGACGTAGGTGGACCCGGAGGCGCTGCGCTGCGGGCCCGAGGGCGCGTTCTGCTTGGGTCGCACGAGCACCACCGGCCGGCCGTCGACCCAGAACCCGGGGCCCAGCGGGTAGGCGCGCACCTTCCCGAACCGGTCCTCCAGGTGGACGACGTCCTTCTCGCACCGGACCACGGCGCCGACG
This window encodes:
- a CDS encoding aldo/keto reductase, producing the protein MATVPTITLNNGIEIPQLGFGVYQVKPEETAQAVQTALEVGYRHIDTAEMYGNEAGVGEGIRNSGIPREEVFVTSKLNNGFHAHDDALRAFDGTLEALQFDHVDLFLIHWPLPGIDVDFVETWKAMEEIYASGRAKSIGVSNFSAHHLRKLHGETQVIPAVNQIEVHPYLAQDELRAFNAQHQIATEAWSPIAQGKVLDDPAILRVAQRVGKTPAQVTLRWHVQRGDIVFPKSVTRSRIEENFAIFDFELSEDDLREITALDRNERTGPDPDTFNYIPS
- a CDS encoding DUF885 family protein translates to MSAWDDVQALGAEIWAWRRLQAPRSRDDIPRMERPPSWVPRFAAADVEAARETRAGFADRLAALDLAGADVATRVDAALLGSVLARVHWELDVLRSWQRDPSFWVDQTLGTVFDALVQPPPFDEPRVAALRTRLEAIPGLVDTAREVLAGHAERELAGVAVSMLGDAGGRLTTAIGALPGPAAAALGPAAREAGAALDRFTGWLTAEGPGMPPFRPVGREAFTAFLREVALAPEPLDWMVDAGRTEFARAVTMEAVATAAAAGVPEPPLPATVADHVADEVRAEADVRAWYAERGLLRIPAGLGAYTFAPRPPWLAPLVGLGVTDDLLSPSRVGEDPVSYAPDPAPDLPFFYRANMLDPRLGVAHEGVHAVQLAWSWTHPDPIRREYVDSLANEGLAFYDEEMLLDSGLWSDAPHSRVVIARFLRLRALRVEVDVRLATGDISVDEAAQLLEERVPMDRETAQEEAAFFAGTPGQALTYLVGKLQIQALLADLVAAQGEAFDLRAFHERLWLEGNVPLALQRWELLGTEPSFVG
- a CDS encoding DUF3097 domain-containing protein, whose protein sequence is MPPRSPYDDLVHPRTQKKPSPQVEALKDVVVEDPSSGFVGAVVRCEKDVVHLEDRFGKVRAYPLGPGFWVDGRPVVLVRPKQNAPSGPQRSASGSTYVVGARARVAREGRIYVEGKHDAELVEKVWGHDLRIEGVVVEPLHGVDDLPGIVREFRPSAGRRLGVLVDHLVTGSKETRIAAQVTGAHALVVGHPFIDIWQAVKPSVVGIKAWPTVPKGEDWKTGVCRRLGWEDDTGYVWAQRILARVSTWTDLEPTLIGRVEELIDFVTEAP
- a CDS encoding Rid family hydrolase, which encodes MPAARRVVDGTGWEAEAGYSRAARSGCCVAVSGTTDTGADGAAAHPGDTHAQTRACLERALTAAGTLGARPDQVLRTRLLLAPGADWRGAARAHAEVLGEVAPANTTLFVAGLVGEGFLVEVELDACTGATS